One window from the genome of Haladaptatus paucihalophilus DX253 encodes:
- a CDS encoding DHH family phosphoesterase — MVSRLMLGCGSVGHAIVESVADWSGSLVVVDESESRVETLRTEGVSATRGDPTDTEVVAQRPAVDLAFVFGDDPEQNRQAARALRDVHPDAYLVVYAGDGPSTEMRADLDELADEFIDPGAALVDHLLPLTDGDTAFRTHELQRTLRDIDGKLGIFMHDNPDPDAIASAVALEGMAESVGTEAEACYFGAISHQENRAFVNLLDLDLRNLEVGADISEFAGLALVDHSSPGVNDQLPEEIPVDVVIDHHPPNHPVEARFVDLRSGVGATSSLLADHLEQLGISPDERVATGLLYGIRVDTKDFTREVSVADFEAASFLLPHADTSTLDRVETPSISADTFETISRAIRNRELDGTVLASCVGSLSDRDALAQAADRLLNMDGVTVTLVFGFMDGTVYVSARARGTDVDLGETMRAAFGQIGSAGGHADMAGAQIPLGLLGEVEDDEEESLSTIVGDIITDRFFETVRSRPGPDDFDSDRERVAAFDIQLADDE; from the coding sequence ATGGTTTCGCGGCTCATGCTCGGCTGTGGTTCCGTCGGGCATGCCATCGTTGAATCGGTGGCCGACTGGTCCGGAAGCCTCGTCGTCGTCGACGAGAGCGAAAGTAGAGTCGAAACGCTCCGGACGGAGGGCGTTTCGGCGACCCGCGGCGACCCGACGGACACGGAGGTAGTCGCACAGAGACCAGCCGTCGACCTCGCCTTCGTCTTCGGGGACGACCCGGAGCAAAACCGACAGGCCGCACGTGCGTTGCGCGACGTCCATCCCGACGCCTATCTCGTCGTCTACGCCGGTGACGGCCCATCGACGGAGATGCGGGCGGACCTCGACGAACTGGCGGACGAGTTCATCGACCCCGGCGCGGCGCTCGTCGACCACCTGCTTCCGCTGACGGACGGGGATACCGCGTTTCGTACGCACGAACTGCAACGAACCCTCCGCGACATCGACGGCAAGCTCGGTATTTTCATGCACGACAACCCCGACCCGGACGCCATCGCCAGCGCGGTCGCACTGGAAGGGATGGCCGAATCGGTCGGGACGGAGGCCGAGGCGTGCTATTTCGGGGCGATTTCGCATCAGGAGAATCGCGCGTTCGTCAACTTGCTCGATTTGGATCTCAGGAACCTCGAAGTCGGTGCCGACATATCGGAGTTCGCCGGACTCGCGCTGGTCGACCACTCCAGTCCGGGCGTCAACGACCAACTGCCGGAGGAGATTCCCGTCGATGTCGTCATCGACCACCACCCACCGAACCACCCCGTCGAAGCGCGATTCGTCGACCTTCGAAGCGGCGTCGGGGCGACGAGTTCGCTGCTCGCGGACCACTTGGAACAGCTCGGCATCTCCCCCGACGAGCGGGTCGCGACCGGATTACTGTACGGCATTCGCGTCGATACGAAGGACTTCACCCGCGAGGTGTCCGTCGCCGACTTCGAGGCGGCGTCGTTTTTGCTCCCGCACGCCGATACGAGCACCTTGGACCGCGTCGAGACGCCCTCCATCAGCGCCGATACGTTCGAGACTATCTCCCGGGCGATTCGGAACCGCGAACTCGACGGGACGGTGCTGGCGAGCTGTGTTGGGTCGCTGTCCGACCGCGATGCGCTCGCGCAGGCGGCGGATCGATTGCTCAACATGGACGGCGTGACGGTCACGCTCGTGTTCGGCTTCATGGACGGAACCGTGTATGTTTCCGCGCGCGCACGCGGCACCGACGTCGACCTCGGGGAAACCATGCGGGCGGCGTTCGGGCAGATAGGCAGCGCGGGCGGCCACGCCGACATGGCGGGCGCACAGATTCCGTTGGGCCTGCTCGGTGAGGTCGAGGACGACGAGGAGGAGTCCCTCTCGACCATCGTGGGCGATATCATCACCGACCGGTTCTTCGAGACGGTCCGCTCCCGTCCGGGACCCGACGATTTCGATTCGGACCGCGAGCGAGTCGCAGCGTTCGACATTCAACTCGCGGACGACGAGTGA
- a CDS encoding CBS pair associated ParBc domain-containing protein, whose amino-acid sequence MTRDVATVSPDATVEEVARRIAESDGHNGFPVCDGRRVEGFVSARDLLLADEKEPIFKVMTQELIVAHPDMVVNDAARVILRSGIQKLPVVDDAGNLVGIITNTDFIRSQIERVTPEKVGKLMRTLESIHDTEVTQSRRKVRLADLVPTQGKVYADELEGRVYEMKRGLAEPLVVIENGSTLLLADGHHRAKAADRLDIERMDAYVIITDHRVELGMAETARKEGLESIDDIQVVDYARHPLMETTKRLQ is encoded by the coding sequence ATGACCCGCGACGTGGCGACAGTTTCTCCCGATGCGACCGTCGAGGAGGTCGCCCGGCGAATCGCCGAGAGCGACGGACACAACGGATTCCCGGTGTGTGACGGCCGACGCGTGGAAGGATTCGTCAGCGCCCGCGACCTCCTTCTCGCCGACGAGAAGGAACCGATTTTCAAGGTGATGACGCAGGAACTCATCGTCGCCCACCCGGACATGGTGGTCAACGACGCCGCGCGGGTCATCCTCCGGTCGGGCATCCAGAAGCTCCCGGTCGTGGACGACGCGGGCAACCTCGTCGGCATCATCACCAACACCGACTTCATCCGGAGCCAAATCGAGCGCGTCACCCCCGAGAAGGTGGGGAAGCTCATGCGCACCCTCGAATCCATCCACGATACGGAGGTCACACAGAGTCGCCGGAAGGTTCGACTCGCCGACCTCGTACCGACGCAGGGCAAGGTCTACGCCGACGAACTGGAGGGTCGCGTGTACGAGATGAAGCGCGGACTGGCCGAACCGCTGGTCGTCATCGAGAACGGCAGCACCCTCCTGCTTGCGGACGGGCACCACCGCGCGAAAGCCGCCGACAGGCTCGATATCGAGCGGATGGACGCCTACGTCATCATCACCGACCATCGGGTCGAACTCGGCATGGCGGAGACGGCGCGCAAGGAGGGCCTCGAAAGCATCGACGACATTCAGGTCGTGGACTACGCTCGCCACCCGCTGATGGAGACGACGAAACGGTTGCAGTAG
- a CDS encoding acyl-CoA mutase large subunit family protein: MYDEDDLQEIRQAREEWEDETHSPVLERFGERKDRFATVSNLEVDDLYDPTDVSDLDYGEDLGYPGEDPYTRGVYPTMYRGRTWTMRQFAGFGTAEETNERFHYLIDNGQTGLSTAFDMPSLMGKDSDDPLSDGEVGKEGVAVDTLRDMEILFDGIDLDEVSTSFTINPSAPVIFAMYVALADQQGVPRDEIRGTFQNDMLKEFIAQKEWVIPPEPSLDIVTDTVEFAVDETPNIKPISISGYHIREAGSTAVQELAFTLADGFAYVEDAMERGLDVDEFAPQLSFFFNSHNSLFEEVAKFRAGRRIYSTVMDEWYGAESEKSKQLKFHTQTAGQSLTAQQPLNNIVRVTIQALAGVLGGTQSLHTNSFDEALALPSEQSVRVALRTQQIIAEESGAADIIDPLGGSFAVESLTEEVEEKTMAYIEEIKEMGDGSVRDGVLEGIDRGYFHREIQEASYEYQERVEDGEEIVVGVNKYDIEEDTKPEILKVDEETQERQLARLSEVKEERDDEAVEAALDDLQTAIDEDENVMPAIVDAVKAYATMGEIMDVFEAEHGTYQEKIGLA; encoded by the coding sequence ATGTACGACGAGGACGACCTGCAGGAAATCCGGCAGGCCAGAGAGGAGTGGGAGGACGAGACCCACTCGCCCGTTCTGGAGCGATTCGGGGAGCGGAAGGACCGCTTTGCCACCGTCTCGAATCTGGAAGTGGACGACCTGTACGACCCGACGGACGTGTCCGACCTCGACTACGGGGAGGACCTCGGCTATCCGGGTGAAGACCCCTACACGCGCGGGGTCTACCCGACGATGTACCGCGGACGAACGTGGACGATGCGCCAGTTCGCCGGGTTCGGGACGGCCGAGGAGACCAACGAGCGGTTCCATTATCTCATCGACAACGGGCAGACCGGACTCTCGACAGCGTTCGACATGCCGAGCCTGATGGGTAAGGACTCGGACGACCCGCTTTCCGACGGGGAGGTCGGCAAGGAGGGCGTGGCGGTGGACACCCTCCGCGACATGGAAATCCTCTTCGACGGCATCGATTTGGACGAGGTTTCGACCAGCTTCACCATCAACCCGAGCGCGCCCGTCATCTTCGCCATGTACGTCGCGCTGGCCGACCAGCAGGGCGTCCCCCGCGACGAGATTCGCGGCACCTTCCAGAACGACATGCTGAAGGAGTTCATCGCGCAGAAGGAGTGGGTCATCCCGCCCGAACCGTCGCTCGACATCGTTACCGACACGGTGGAGTTCGCCGTGGACGAGACGCCGAACATCAAGCCCATCTCGATTTCGGGCTACCACATCCGCGAGGCGGGTTCGACCGCGGTGCAGGAACTCGCGTTCACGCTCGCCGACGGCTTCGCCTACGTCGAGGACGCGATGGAGCGCGGCCTCGACGTGGACGAGTTCGCGCCGCAACTCTCCTTCTTCTTCAACTCGCACAACTCCCTGTTCGAGGAAGTCGCGAAGTTCCGGGCCGGTCGCCGCATCTATTCGACCGTGATGGACGAGTGGTACGGCGCGGAATCCGAGAAGTCGAAACAGCTCAAGTTCCACACGCAGACGGCCGGGCAGTCGCTCACCGCACAACAGCCCCTGAACAACATCGTCCGCGTGACGATTCAGGCGCTCGCGGGTGTCCTGGGCGGCACCCAGAGCCTCCACACGAACAGCTTCGACGAGGCGCTCGCGCTCCCGAGCGAGCAGTCCGTCCGCGTCGCCCTGCGAACCCAGCAGATAATCGCGGAGGAGAGCGGCGCGGCGGACATCATCGACCCGCTCGGCGGCAGCTTCGCCGTCGAATCGCTGACGGAGGAAGTCGAGGAGAAGACGATGGCCTACATCGAGGAAATCAAGGAGATGGGCGACGGTTCGGTGCGAGACGGCGTGCTCGAAGGCATCGACCGCGGCTACTTCCACCGCGAGATTCAGGAGGCGTCCTACGAGTACCAAGAGCGCGTCGAGGACGGCGAGGAAATCGTCGTCGGCGTCAACAAGTACGACATCGAGGAGGACACCAAACCGGAAATCCTGAAGGTGGACGAGGAGACCCAAGAGCGCCAACTCGCCCGACTGTCCGAGGTCAAGGAGGAACGCGACGACGAGGCGGTCGAAGCGGCTCTCGACGACCTGCAGACGGCCATCGACGAGGACGAGAACGTCATGCCCGCAATCGTGGACGCGGTGAAGGCGTACGCCACGATGGGCGAAATCATGGACGTGTTCGAGGCCGAACACGGCACGTATCAGGAGAAGATCGGACTGGCCTGA
- a CDS encoding competence/damage-inducible protein A: MEVAILTVGDEILAGDTVNTNATWLATEIHDRGGSVRRITTVPDEEGIIENTVREWNESFDAVIVTGGLGGTPDDVTMDAVASALDREQAVDTDVRERLEAKARRFAEENPELTDEYDLDLDLDEAATLPAGGRSLFTDVGWAPGCAVEGVYVFPGIPREMKAMFELVADEFGGEVVSETMYTPAPEGALGDVLETARERFDVAVGSYPGRDDDPGRLKVTSTDAEAVAAATTWLRDNVEEVTPDAAGERRAE, translated from the coding sequence ATGGAAGTGGCTATTCTCACCGTCGGCGACGAAATCCTCGCGGGCGACACGGTGAATACGAACGCGACGTGGTTGGCGACGGAAATCCACGACCGGGGCGGGTCGGTTCGGAGAATCACGACCGTCCCCGACGAGGAGGGAATAATCGAAAACACGGTTCGAGAGTGGAACGAGTCGTTCGATGCGGTCATCGTGACCGGTGGACTCGGTGGGACGCCGGACGACGTGACGATGGACGCGGTGGCGTCAGCGCTCGACCGGGAACAAGCCGTCGATACGGACGTCCGGGAGCGTCTCGAAGCGAAGGCGCGCCGGTTCGCGGAGGAAAACCCCGAGTTGACCGACGAGTACGACCTCGATTTGGACCTCGACGAGGCCGCGACGCTGCCCGCGGGTGGGCGGTCCCTGTTCACGGACGTCGGGTGGGCCCCGGGGTGTGCGGTCGAGGGCGTCTACGTTTTTCCCGGCATTCCCCGCGAAATGAAGGCCATGTTCGAACTCGTCGCGGACGAGTTCGGCGGGGAAGTCGTCTCGGAGACGATGTACACACCGGCACCCGAGGGCGCGCTCGGCGACGTTCTCGAAACGGCCAGGGAGCGCTTCGACGTGGCCGTCGGAAGTTATCCGGGACGTGACGACGACCCGGGCCGATTGAAGGTCACATCGACCGACGCCGAAGCGGTCGCCGCCGCGACGACGTGGTTGCGCGATAACGTCGAGGAAGTGACACCGGATGCGGCGGGCGAACGACGCGCCGAGTGA
- the acs gene encoding acetate--CoA ligase: MTDDTVELEARLEEAESFEPPESFVEQANVSDPEIYDEFEDNWPECWERAADLLDWYEDYDTVLEDDDAPFYKWFTGGSLNASYNCLDRHLDDRGDEVAIEWIGELGETRTFTYEELHRKVNEFAAALREMGVGEDDVVTMYLPMIPELPIAMLACARIGAPHSVVFAGFSADALATRMESAVSEYLITCDGYYRRGDPLHHKEKADKGVSQVDHDVETVVVDRLGDEYDHPMGADEHDYGDLVAEQEGAEVEPVERDAEDMLFLMYTSGTTGEPKGVKHTTAGYLSYVSWTSHAVLDIKPEDTYWCAADIGWITGHSYIVYGPLSLGTTSVMYEGTPDYPEKDRLWEIVEDYEVDIYYTAPTAIRAYMKWGSEYPDKHDLSSLRLMGTVGEPINPRAWKWYYKHIGHENCPIVDTWWQTETGGMMVTTLPAIGTMKPGSAGPPLPGIDAQIVDTQGEPVEAGRAGYLTVQKPWPGMLRTVYKNDDRYISEYWTEYSDPDADEWVYFPEDGAKLDEDGYITVLGRVDDVLNVSGHRLGTMEIESAIVGVKGVAEAAVVGGHHDVKGEAVYAYVITEEGYEGDEELYDRIVEGVEDGIGPIARPEDIIFTPELPKTRSGKIMRRLLEDIANEDELGDTSTLRNPDVVEDIQEKVQKD; this comes from the coding sequence ATGACAGACGATACCGTGGAACTCGAAGCGCGGCTCGAAGAGGCAGAATCGTTTGAGCCACCGGAATCGTTCGTCGAGCAGGCGAACGTATCGGACCCCGAGATTTACGACGAGTTCGAGGACAACTGGCCGGAGTGCTGGGAGCGCGCGGCCGACCTGCTCGATTGGTACGAGGACTACGACACCGTGCTGGAAGACGACGACGCGCCGTTTTACAAGTGGTTCACCGGCGGGTCGCTGAACGCATCGTATAACTGCCTCGACCGACACCTCGACGACCGAGGGGACGAGGTAGCCATCGAATGGATCGGCGAACTCGGCGAGACGCGGACGTTCACGTACGAGGAACTCCACCGCAAGGTGAACGAGTTCGCGGCCGCACTCCGCGAGATGGGCGTCGGCGAGGACGACGTGGTGACGATGTACCTGCCGATGATACCGGAACTGCCCATCGCCATGCTGGCGTGTGCGCGCATCGGCGCCCCCCACAGCGTCGTTTTCGCCGGGTTCTCGGCCGACGCGCTCGCCACGCGGATGGAGAGCGCGGTGTCCGAGTACCTCATCACCTGTGACGGGTACTATCGGCGCGGCGACCCGCTCCATCACAAGGAGAAGGCGGACAAAGGTGTCTCGCAAGTCGACCACGACGTGGAGACCGTCGTCGTGGACCGACTCGGCGACGAGTACGACCACCCGATGGGTGCCGACGAACACGACTACGGTGACCTCGTGGCCGAACAGGAGGGCGCGGAGGTCGAACCAGTCGAGCGCGACGCCGAGGACATGCTGTTCCTGATGTACACCTCGGGAACGACGGGCGAGCCGAAAGGCGTCAAACACACCACGGCGGGCTATCTCTCCTACGTGTCGTGGACTTCGCACGCCGTCCTCGACATCAAACCCGAGGACACCTACTGGTGTGCCGCCGACATCGGATGGATTACGGGTCACTCCTACATCGTCTACGGTCCGCTTTCGCTCGGGACGACCAGCGTGATGTACGAGGGAACCCCCGACTATCCCGAGAAGGACCGCCTCTGGGAGATCGTCGAGGATTACGAGGTGGACATCTACTACACCGCGCCGACGGCGATTCGGGCGTACATGAAGTGGGGGTCGGAGTATCCCGACAAACACGACCTCTCCAGTCTTCGACTGATGGGAACGGTCGGCGAACCCATCAACCCGCGGGCGTGGAAGTGGTACTACAAACACATCGGCCACGAGAACTGCCCAATCGTGGACACGTGGTGGCAGACCGAGACGGGCGGCATGATGGTCACGACGCTTCCGGCCATCGGCACGATGAAACCCGGCAGCGCCGGGCCGCCGCTTCCGGGCATCGACGCGCAAATCGTGGACACCCAGGGCGAACCGGTCGAGGCGGGACGCGCGGGCTACCTCACGGTACAGAAGCCGTGGCCGGGAATGCTACGCACCGTCTACAAGAACGACGACCGCTACATCAGCGAGTACTGGACCGAGTACTCCGATCCCGACGCGGACGAGTGGGTGTACTTCCCGGAGGACGGCGCGAAGTTGGACGAGGACGGGTACATCACCGTTCTCGGCCGCGTGGACGACGTTCTCAACGTCTCCGGGCACCGCCTCGGGACGATGGAGATCGAGAGCGCCATCGTCGGCGTGAAGGGCGTCGCCGAAGCGGCCGTCGTCGGCGGCCACCACGACGTGAAAGGCGAGGCGGTCTACGCCTACGTCATCACCGAGGAAGGTTACGAAGGCGACGAGGAACTGTACGACCGCATCGTGGAGGGCGTCGAGGACGGCATCGGACCCATCGCCCGCCCCGAGGACATAATCTTCACACCCGAACTGCCGAAGACGCGCTCGGGCAAAATCATGCGGCGCTTGTTGGAGGACATCGCCAACGAGGACGAACTGGGTGATACGTCGACGCTCCGCAACCCGGATGTCGTCGAAGATATTCAGGAGAAAGTTCAAAAAGATTAA